TCCGGAGGAGCAAGCGTCCCTACCTGGAACTCCCACTGGGCCATCATGACTTCGGCGTTCGTGCCCTCAATGTGGAGTCCGGCCTCCATGCAGGCGAGCGTATGTGCCTCAACGATGTCTCGACCAACGATTTTTTGACCGCCAACGCCGCAGTAGTAGGCACCTTGGGGCGCGGGGAAGCCGTTGACGGGCCAGCCAAGCGGACGCCCATCTTTGAAGAAGGTGTACTCCTGCTCGATCCCGAACATGGGCTCTTGGTCGGCAAAGCGTTCGGCCACACTGACACACGTCGCACGCGTGTTGGTTGGATGTGGTGTGAAGTCGGTCAGCAGGACTTCGCACAACACCAGCACATTGTCTCCGCCACGGATCGGATCCTGGCACTGGAACACTGGCTGAAGCACGCAGTCGGAGTTATCTCCAGGGGCCTGATTGGTACTCGATCCGTCAAATCCCCAGATGTCAGGGGCTTTGCCGTCCTGGATGATGCGGGTTTTGTTACGCATCAAGGGGGTTGGTTTAGTTCCGTCGATCCAGATGTATTCCGCCTGATAGCTCATGGTTCATTCGCTTTCGGTTTCAGGTGCTGCCAATCCCATACCTGGTGGTCAGCTACACGCCAATTGCTACCCCTACAAGGCTACGGGAGGGTGAGGCAGCGCGCTAAGGGGTAATGTTAACTCCTTGTAACGATGGGGGTGAGTCGGGGCGAGCGTTGCAGGCCCGCGCAGCGGATGGCGCTGGATCGATTCGACACGTTGGGCGATTCTGCGCTCTGGAGCGGCACCCCACCCGCTCCTGCGCCAGCGTAAGCGCCCGCGCCGTCTGCGATCAATTGGGCTTTGGCGTTGCGAAGCGGCAGTACCTCCCACCTCGTCGCGACTAGCTCTCGCACCAACCGTTGCTTCTCAAAGCACGGGGATGTTTGCCTCTCTGGAAGAATTGGAAGGCGAGTTTTGCACTGCGAGTGAATGCGTGGTGTATCCTGGTGGTGCTAAGCGATGGACAGGGGGTTCTCATGGCTAAGGATGTAACAACCACGTCGGGTTCGACGCGGCTGCGTCAGAACTCACTGACCACGGCGGACATCCTCGGGGTGTCCCTCGCCGACACAGCACCGGCGATGAGCTTCTTCTTCTCGTTTGCTGCCATTGCTGCTGCCGCTGGGATCGCGAGCCCACTCGCGATCATCGTTGCGGCTGTTGCGGTGCTGCTCAAGCTCAATAGCTTGACCGAATTTACCAAGGTGTCGCCGAGCTCGGGCTCATACATCTCATATATTGGTAAGGCGTTTGGCGCTATCCCCGGCGTGATGACGGCCTGGGCACTATCGGTTGGCTACATCATTGCGGTCGGCTACGTGATGGCCATCATGGGGGGTTGGACGTCGCTGATCCTCTCCAAGTACGCCCACATCTCGGTTCCATGGGAGCCGATCACGATCGTCTTTGTGGCCTTCGTGAGTTTCCTCGTATACCGGGGCGTCAAGGTGAGTGCTCGTTGGGCAACGGTTGCCTTTATCTTTGAGATCCTCCTGATCTTCGTGAGCATGATCGCCATCGTCGTGACGAACTCATCGCACCTCAACTTCGCGAGCTTTGAGCCAAGCTTGATCAGCCGTGGTATCTCCGGAATGGGCTTGGCCTTCCCGCTAGCGATCTTTCTCTTTATCGGCGTGGGCAACCCGGGAGCGATGGTGGAGGAGACCCGCAATGCACGTCGCTCGGTGCCGAGAGCGATCTACATCGCCACGATTACCGTGGCTATTGTCTACCTTCTGATGGCGTGGACAACGTCGATCGCCTTCCACAACCACGCTGGTACCATTTCCAACCTGTCGGCACCCTTTGTTACAGCGGCCGACAAGGCTCTTGGCCCGGTGTCGATTCTGGTCTATCTGGCCGGTCTCACGAGTACGTTCTCGTCGTTGATCGGAGCGACGACCGCGCAGACGAGAATCATCTTTAGCGCCGGGCGAGAGAAGCTGCTCCCAAGCGTTTTGGGCAAGCTGAGTGATCGCTATGGGACCCCGATCATCTCGCTCATCGCCTATTCGCTCATCGCGCTCATCATCACGTTGCTCTGGGCGAGTCATGGCAATCCACTCGATATCGCTGGAGACATCGCCACGTTAGGGACAATTCCGATCATCCTGGTCTACCTTGCGCTCAATCTTGCCTTGCCTGTGTACTTTCTTCGAGAG
This sequence is a window from Ferrimicrobium sp.. Protein-coding genes within it:
- a CDS encoding glutamine synthetase beta-grasp domain-containing protein, encoding MSYQAEYIWIDGTKPTPLMRNKTRIIQDGKAPDIWGFDGSSTNQAPGDNSDCVLQPVFQCQDPIRGGDNVLVLCEVLLTDFTPHPTNTRATCVSVAERFADQEPMFGIEQEYTFFKDGRPLGWPVNGFPAPQGAYYCGVGGQKIVGRDIVEAHTLACMEAGLHIEGTNAEVMMAQWEFQVGTLAPPEIADELWVARWLLMRIAEDFEVEVNWDAKPIAGDWNGAGAHTNFSTLAMRNDFDAIVAGCEALGRNVEEHIANYGHGIERRLTGLHETARYDQFSYGVSNRGASVRIPWAAAKAGKGWLEDRRPNANMDPYVVCRLIMDTVCSDAESSTEAAKHSDLADAL
- a CDS encoding APC family permease gives rise to the protein MAKDVTTTSGSTRLRQNSLTTADILGVSLADTAPAMSFFFSFAAIAAAAGIASPLAIIVAAVAVLLKLNSLTEFTKVSPSSGSYISYIGKAFGAIPGVMTAWALSVGYIIAVGYVMAIMGGWTSLILSKYAHISVPWEPITIVFVAFVSFLVYRGVKVSARWATVAFIFEILLIFVSMIAIVVTNSSHLNFASFEPSLISRGISGMGLAFPLAIFLFIGVGNPGAMVEETRNARRSVPRAIYIATITVAIVYLLMAWTTSIAFHNHAGTISNLSAPFVTAADKALGPVSILVYLAGLTSTFSSLIGATTAQTRIIFSAGREKLLPSVLGKLSDRYGTPIISLIAYSLIALIITLLWASHGNPLDIAGDIATLGTIPIILVYLALNLALPVYFLREHRAQFSVLRHLIIPILGVAALVLPLWGLIKPGQPYPFDIFPWIILGLLVVSFVFAVIRSRQIPDLGSKIGSVLADDFE